CAGATACTGTATGCTATAAAATTAAACATACATCATCTTGAGCAAAATCATACTTGTGATGAAGAGGTTCATTCAATCAAAAAATTGCTCAATGAAGCTATTTTGCAAATTAGGCATATTTCAACGGATTTAGTTCCTGCAGTTCTTCATGATTTCGGTTTGAAAGCTGCAATTCAATTTATGATCAATAGGATATCATTGCCTGATTTCCAAGTGAAAAGCAAGATTCCGGCTAAAGTTGAGGAATTAGATGAAAATTTAAAGCTGGTAATTTATCGCATTATTCAAGAATTGTTGAATAATTGCCTGAAACATTCGGATGCGACAAAGGTTCAAGTTAAAATTGTAAAAAACACAAGGTTATTGAAAATAGAGGTTATTGATAATGGTATTGGATTTAATGAGGATTTTATAATAAATAATAAGAAGGGTACAGGATTGAGAAGCATAAAAAATAGGATTGATTTATACCAAGGAGAGATAAAAGTTTTGAATTTGGACGAGGAAACTAAAGTGGAAGTAAAAACTAAACCTTTTAAATAATGAATGAGATAAGAATACTGTTGGCCGAAGATCATTTGGTAGTTAGAAATGGTATCAAACTTCTTTTGAACTCTCAATCTGATTTAAATGTTGTTGCAGATGTTAACAGTGGTAAGGAAGCTT
The Sphingobacterium daejeonense genome window above contains:
- a CDS encoding sensor histidine kinase codes for the protein MNTEDAYRLRGIFENRQTSKKPLLIELGFKHTDKKYLKIETFVKKYINQFKEQQYCLLLFDKEFYPHEHWVELQKEVFQAIVDTQEQERHRIGTQLHDSVAQILYAIKLNIHHLEQNHTCDEEVHSIKKLLNEAILQIRHISTDLVPAVLHDFGLKAAIQFMINRISLPDFQVKSKIPAKVEELDENLKLVIYRIIQELLNNCLKHSDATKVQVKIVKNTRLLKIEVIDNGIGFNEDFIINNKKGTGLRSIKNRIDLYQGEIKVLNLDEETKVEVKTKPFK
- a CDS encoding response regulator, with protein sequence MNEIRILLAEDHLVVRNGIKLLLNSQSDLNVVADVNSGKEALEILNSGLEVDVVITDLGCIISMVCN